A genome region from candidate division KSB1 bacterium includes the following:
- a CDS encoding peptidylprolyl isomerase, which produces MRYFFSLVVLSVVLIMACGGQKNPGPLYEPGTEEYALFETLSDSMGIEVLDPDQNKVLITTSEFTIWTSDILSSLYAPLSRMANQINQIPPEQIYQFIEQSAENKARQKLIVMDAKKEGITVSDSAVQAQLESYYQARGGKDQFLQFLEQRNISLDLVKQDIKANLYLQRYTDEVVSQGMEITEEQLFEEYQKPKTASVRHILFSTQGKSEEEKAEIEEKANKVLEEAKSGADFAELAQQYSEDPGSKEKGGLYEDFGKGQMVKPFEEAAFTMDVGEIDLVETRFGYHIIKVVGHKQEEKPFEQVKDSIKTRMEQQSSQDARESAIDQLKEDYNYKEHFSWNA; this is translated from the coding sequence ATGCGATATTTTTTTTCGCTGGTAGTGTTGAGTGTTGTTCTAATCATGGCCTGCGGGGGACAAAAGAACCCCGGTCCTCTGTATGAACCGGGCACCGAAGAATACGCTTTGTTTGAAACCCTGTCGGATTCTATGGGCATCGAGGTCCTGGACCCGGATCAAAACAAAGTGCTTATCACCACATCCGAATTTACGATCTGGACATCCGATATCCTGTCTTCGTTGTATGCGCCGTTGAGCCGCATGGCGAACCAGATCAATCAGATCCCACCCGAGCAGATCTATCAATTCATCGAACAAAGCGCAGAAAACAAAGCGCGGCAGAAATTAATTGTTATGGATGCCAAGAAAGAGGGTATTACCGTTTCCGACAGCGCGGTTCAGGCTCAGTTGGAAAGTTATTACCAGGCGCGCGGTGGCAAAGATCAGTTTCTCCAGTTCCTGGAACAACGCAACATCAGCCTGGACCTGGTCAAACAAGATATCAAAGCCAATCTGTATTTGCAAAGATATACGGATGAGGTAGTATCACAGGGTATGGAAATCACAGAAGAGCAGCTCTTTGAGGAATATCAGAAACCCAAGACAGCCTCTGTGCGCCACATCCTGTTCTCAACCCAGGGAAAATCCGAGGAAGAAAAAGCCGAGATTGAAGAAAAAGCAAATAAAGTGCTGGAAGAAGCAAAGAGCGGAGCTGATTTTGCTGAATTGGCCCAGCAGTATTCCGAAGATCCCGGATCCAAGGAAAAAGGCGGTCTGTATGAAGATTTCGGCAAAGGTCAAATGGTAAAACCCTTTGAAGAAGCTGCTTTTACGATGGATGTTGGTGAGATCGACCTGGTCGAGACCCGATTCGGTTATCACATCATCAAAGTTGTGGGCCACAAACAGGAAGAAAAACCGTTTGAGCAAGTAAAGGACAGCATCAAAACCCGTATGGAACAGCAGTCGTCTCAAGATGCACGTGAAAGCGCCATCGATCAGCTCAAGGAAGATTATAATTACAAAGAGCATTTCAGCTGGAATGCCTGA
- a CDS encoding MTH938/NDUFAF3 family protein: protein MNPFINSTSFGSITIDGTEYSHDVIIHLDGKISKRKKKLSKKETGSSHLFSEQEAKHIYQSGTGKIILGTGQNGVLKVSDEAMQYFEKKHCTLEICPTPRAIEYWNKESGPIVGLFHVTC, encoded by the coding sequence ATGAATCCTTTTATCAACAGCACCTCTTTCGGCAGCATTACGATAGACGGCACGGAATACTCTCACGATGTCATTATCCACCTGGACGGCAAAATCAGCAAACGCAAAAAAAAACTGTCCAAAAAAGAAACCGGGAGTTCACACCTGTTTTCTGAACAAGAAGCCAAACATATATATCAATCAGGGACAGGTAAAATAATTTTAGGCACCGGTCAAAACGGTGTCCTTAAAGTATCGGATGAGGCCATGCAATATTTTGAAAAAAAACATTGCACACTGGAAATCTGTCCCACACCGCGTGCCATTGAATACTGGAATAAAGAGTCCGGACCGATTGTGGGGCTGTTCCATGTCACCTGTTGA